From a region of the Tachysurus fulvidraco isolate hzauxx_2018 chromosome 5, HZAU_PFXX_2.0, whole genome shotgun sequence genome:
- the LOC125141232 gene encoding NLR family CARD domain-containing protein 3-like codes for MSVSAKQDLKKDERMMEGKRSDSPEPSCVSMKSDKSINLPISFRARDSSTDVRPQKSNISRKQLDSIFKELEHKVITLIKNELKRFRKLLSPDYPACTEREVEDEEDLHSVRDGALKITLHVLKNMNHTDLANTLHNKLASVYQPKLKSNLREKFKRINEGISQHGSSALLNEIYTELYITEGWSRDMNNEHEVRQIEAASRRPATQEKPIKCNEIFKDKSIRTVLTKGVAGIGKTVSVQKFILDWAEGEVNQDVTFMFPLPFRELNLMKQQNLSLKKLLHHFFPEIRKLESIACDSYKVVLIFDGLDECRLPLNFQKNERLCDVTESASVDVLLTNLIKGNLLPSALLWITTRPGAANQIPPECVDQVTEVRGFSDPQKEEYFRKRISDQSLADKIITHLKSSRSLYIMCHIPVFCWISATVLERMLGGAEGGEIPKTLTQMFTHFLIFQIKHKEQKYHQTCDPDPQQTRESIMALGKLAFHQLEKGNLIFYEEDLRECDIDVREVSVYSGVCTQIFREEFGLHLGKVFSFVHLSVQEFLAALYVFFCFILRNTNVLVEQSTGLFNFPRSSTMSDLLRSSVDKALQSENGHLDLFLRFLLGLSLETNQTLLRDLMPQTGSRSHSKQETVKYIKEKIRENPSPEKSINLFHCLNELNDHSLVQEVQTYLNRGGYSRLSGTRLSPAQWSALVFVLLTSEQELDVFDLREYDRSDECLLKLLTVVKASRKAV; via the exons atgagtgtgtctgcaaaacaggacttaaagaaagacgagag aatgatggagggaaagagatcagactcaccagaacccagctgtgtgtccatgaagagtgacaaGTCAATTAATCTTCCAATTTCTTTCAGAGccagagacagttctactgatgtgag accacaaaaatcaaacatcagcagaaaacagctggactctatattcaag gagctggaacacaaagtcatcactctgataaagaatgagctgaagaggtttaggaagctcctgagtccagattacccagcatgcactgagagggaggtggaggatgaggaggatctgcacagtgtcagagacggagcgctgaagatcacactgcacgtcctgaagaacatgaaccacacagatctcgctaacacactgcacaaca aactcgcctctgtgtatcagccaaagttgaagtccaatctgagagagaagtttaaaagaattaatgaaggaatctcacagcatggaagctcagcacttctgaatgagatctacactgagctgtacatcacagagggttggagtagAGACatgaataatgaacatgaggtgagacagattgaggcagcatccaggagaccagcaacacaggagaaacccatcaaatgtaatgagatctttaaagacaagtccatcagaactgtgctgactaaaggagttgctggaattggaaaaacagtctctgtgcagaagttcatcctggactgggctgaaggagaagtaaatcaggacgtcaccttcatgttcccacttccctttagagagctgaatctgatgaagcagcaaaatctcagtctgaaaaaacttcttcatcactttttcccagaaataagaaaactagaatcaatagcctgtgactcctacaaagtggtgttgatctttgatggtctggatgagtgtcgacttcctctaaatttccagaagaatgagagattgtgtgatgtgacagagtcagcctcagtggatgtgctgctgacgaacctcatcaaggggaatctgcttccctctgctctcctctggataaccacaagaccaggagcagccaatcagatccctcctgagtgtgtagaccaggtaacagaggtacgaggcttcagtgatcctcagaaagaggagtacttcaggaagaggatcagtgatcagagcctggccgaTAAAATCATcactcacctgaagtcttcaagaagcctctacatcatgtgccacatcccagtcttctgctggatctcagccactgttctagagagaatgttgggtggagcagagggtggagagatccccaagactctgactcaaatgttcacacacttcctgatctttcagatcaaacacaaggaacaaaagtaccatcagacatgtgaccctgatcctcagcagaccagagagagtatcatggcactgggaaaactggctttccaccagctggagaaaggaaacctgatcttctatgaggaagacctgagagagtgtgacattgatgtcagagaagtgtcagtgtactcaggagtgtgtacccagatcttcagagaggagtttgggcttcacctggggaaggtgttcagcttcgtacatctgagtgttcaggagtttctggctgctttatatgtatttttctgctttattttaagaaatacaaATGTACTTGTGGAGCAAAGCACTGGACTTTTTAATTTCCCCAGAAGTTCAaccatgtctgatctcctcaggagttcagtggacaaggccttacagagtgagaatggacacctggacctgttcctccgcttccttctgggtctctcactggagaccaatcaaactcttttacgagacttaatgccacagacaggaagcagatctcacagcaaacaggaaacagtgaagtacatcaaggagaagatcagggagaatccatctccagaaaAATctatcaatctgttccactgtctgaatgaactgaatgatcattctctagtgcaggaagtacaaacttacctgaacagaggaggTTACAGTCGTCTCAGTGGAaccagactctctcctgctcagtggtcagctctggtgtttgtgttactgacctcagaacaggagctggatgtgtttgattTGAGGGAATATGATCGATCAGATGAATGTCTTCTGAAGCTGCTGacagtggtcaaagcctccagaaaagctgtgtga